From one Lolium rigidum isolate FL_2022 chromosome 4, APGP_CSIRO_Lrig_0.1, whole genome shotgun sequence genomic stretch:
- the LOC124647631 gene encoding methionine gamma-lyase-like, which produces MAHVLAAAEPLTLLKRPTPPFGDEDNNGSTDEKPAVKARRRESDPAAALAAARHEFGEHGGVNMSIEASATFTVMEPDTMRRLFAGELGPERGDLYIYSRHFNPTVLALGRQMAALEGTEAAYCTASGMSAISSVLMQLVGAGGHVVASRCLYGGTHALLSRFLPRTSGVSATFVDADDEAAVRAAVRPGVTKVVYVETMSNPTLAVADIPMLARVAHEAGAKLVVDNTFTPVVVSPARLGADVVVHSVSKFISGGADIIAGAICGPASLVNSMMDLQDGALMLLGPTMNAKVAAELAARLPHLPLRMQEHSRRAAEFAAGMRRLGLRVTYPGLPDHPHHARLRDLGNPGYGAGGMLCLDMGTEERAGRLMHHLQNTTQFGLMAVSLGYYETLMSCSGSSTSSEMDPEDRARAGISPGLIRMSVGYNGTLEQRWAQFERALALMQQETAPAAKYCKAV; this is translated from the exons ATGGctcacgtcctcgccgccgcggaGCCCCTCACGCTCCTGAAGCGCCCTACGCCGCCGTTCGGCGACGAGGACAACAACGGCAGCACCGACGAGAAGCCGGCCGTGAAGGCGCGCCGCCGGGAGTCCGACCCAGCGGCGGCGCTGGCCGCGGCGCGGCACGAGTTCGGCGAGCACGGCGGCGTGAACATGTCCATCGAGGCGTCGGCGACGTTCACCGTGATGGAGCCGGACACGATGCGGCGGCTCTTCGCGGGGGAGCTGGGCCCGGAGCGCGGGGACCTGTACATCTACAGCCGCCACTTCAACCCGACGGTGCTGGCGCTGGGGCGGCAGATGGCGGCGCTGGAGGGCACCGAGGCCGCCTACTGCACGGCGTCCGGCATGTCGGCCATCTCCTCCGTGCTGATGCAGCTGGTGGGCGCCGGCGGGCACGTGGTGGCGTCGCGGTGCCTGTACGGCGGCACCCACGCGCTTCTGTCCCGGTTCCTGCCGCGCACGTCCGGGGTGAGCGCCACGTTCGtggacgccgacgacgaggccgccGTGCGCGCGGCGGTGCGGCCCGGGGTGACCAAGGTGGTGTACGTGGAGACCATGTCCAACCCGACGCTGGCTGTGGCCGACATCCCCATGCTGGCGCGGGTGGCGCACGAGGCCGGCGCCAAGCTGGTGGTGGACAACACCTTCACCCCCGTCGTCGTCTCGCCCGCGCGCCTCGGCGCCGACGTCGTCGTCCACAGCGTCTCCAAGTTCATCAGCGGCGGCGCCGACATCATCGCCG GGGCGATCTGCGGGCCGGCGAGCCTGGTGAACTCGATGATGGACCTGCAGGACGGGGCGCTCATGCTTCTCGGCCCGACGATGAACGCCAAGGTGGCCGCCGAGCTCGCCGCGCGGCTCCCGCACCTGCCGCTCCGGATGCAGGAGCActcacgccgcgccgccgagTTCGCGGCCGGGATGCGCCGCCTGGGGCTCCGCGTCACCTACCCGGGCCTCCCCGACCACCCGCACCACGCTCGGCTCCGCGACCTGGGCAACCCCGGGTACGGCGCCGGCGGGATGCTGTGCCTGGACATGGGCACCGAGGAGCGCGCCGGCCGCCTCATGCACCACCTCCAGAACACCACCCAGTTCGGCCTCATGGCCGTCAGCCTCGGCTACTACGAGACGCTCATGTCCTGCTCCGGCTCCAGCACCAGCAGCGAGATGGACCCCGAGGACCGCGCCCGCGCCGGGATATCGCCGGGGCTCATCCGCATGTCCGTCGGCTACAACGGCACCCTCGAGCAGCGCTGGGCGCAGTTCGAGCGCGCCCTCGCGCTCATGCAGCAGGAGACCGCCCCCGCTGCCAAGTACTGCAAGGCCGTCTGA
- the LOC124705988 gene encoding pyridoxal reductase, chloroplastic encodes MALPAAKAAPARPFASQPHGGGILLRRPSSPPVPAAALRLGPLFWPWEKVKVGPLSVSPMGFGTWAWGNQLLWGYEESMDCELQDCFNLALKNGINLFDTADSYGTGKLNGQSERLLGKFISEGRNRSPDDVVIATKFAAYPWRLTSGQFVNACKSSLERLQIDRLGIGQLHWSTANYAPLQERALWDGLVEMYDKGLVRAVGVSNYGPKQLLKIYSYLASRGVPLSSAQVQFSLLSMGDEQMELKTVCDSLGVRVIAYSPLGLGMLTGKYDPSNLPNGPRSVLFRQILPGLESLLSCLKSIADRKGKTMSQVAINWCICKGAIPIPGVKTVRHVEDNLGALGWRLSADEISELEAAAMECPKKMVQNIFQTA; translated from the exons ATGGCTCTGCCGGCTGCtaaggcggcgccggcgaggcctTTCGCGTCGCAGCCGCACGGCGGAGgcatcctcctccggcgaccgtcATCGCCGCCCGTGCCTGCCGCGGCCCTGCGCCTCGGACCCCTCTTCTGGCCGTGGGAAAAG GTGAAAGTTGGCCCCCTTTCAGTATCCCCCATGGGTTTTGGAACATGGGCATGGGGCAACCAGCTGCTCTGGGGCTATGAAGAAAGCATGGACTGTGAGCTGCAGGATTGTTTCAATCTAGCTCTGAAGAATGGCATAAACCTTTTCGACACCGCTGACTCATACGGAACCGGGAAGTTGAATGGGCAGAGTGAAAGGCTTCTCGGAAAATTTATCAGCGAAG GGCGGAACAGATCTCCAGATGATGTGGTCATCGCGACGAAGTTTGCCGCGTATCCATGGCGACTAACATCGGGCCAGTTTGTCAACGCCTGCAA GTCATCATTGGAAAGGTTGCAGATTGATCGGCTCGGCATAGGGCAGCTGCATTGGTCCACTGCTAACTATGCACCTCTGCAGGAGCGTGCTCTCTGGGACGGTTTAGTTGAAATGTATGACAAG GGTCTTGTCCGGGCCGTAGGTGTGAGCAATTACGGGCCGAAGCAGCTTCTGAAGATCTACAGCTACCTAGCGTCCAGAGGTGTCCCTCTAAGCTCAGCTCAG GTGCAGTTCTCGCTCCTGAGCATGGGCGATGAGCAGATGGAGCTGAAAACGGTGTGTGATTCATTAGGTGTTCGTGTCATCGCTTATAGTCCGCTTGGGCTGGGCATGCTCACTGGGAAGTATGATCCCTCTAACCTTCCAAATGGGCCGAG GTCTGTGTTGTTCCGGCAGATTCTTCCCGGGCTGGAATCTCTGCTGTCTTGCCTGAAGAGTATTGCAGACAGAAAAGGCAAAACCATGTCTCAA GTGGCCATAAACTGGTGCATTTGCAAAGGGGCAATTCCTATTCCCGGCGTGAAGACAGTCAGGCACGTCGAGGACAACCTGGGCGCGCTAGGCTGGAGGCTGAGCGCCGATGAGATCTCGGAGCTCGAAGCTGCGGCGATGGAGTGCCCGAAGAAAATGGTCCAGAACATATTCCAAACTGCATGA